GAAACACTTTACATTGTTTGGTACAGGTCTAAACGGGCGGTTGACCCACTAATGGTTTATGTCATCTATAAATATAGAAGGGTTAAATATGATTACAGATACAATTTTAGTTGCATTGATATATTAATTATGAATGAATATGATTTAAACAGTTTGACCAATGCTGCTTTTCGCCAAACGTCTATGTTTGATTAATACAAACTGACCCATTTTCTCTACTATCAATGCCTAATTGTGCCCGTTTTTTCAGTTTGGAGGTTGAGATGGTCAGCAAAGCTCATAAAATGGGGTTGTTAACTACACCTTATGCTTTCAATGAAGACGAGTCCATTGAAATGACAAAAGCTGGTGCTGATATCATTGTAGCACATATGGGGCTCACAACCTCTGGTTCGATTGGAGCCAAAACGGCCGTTTCATTAGAAGAAAGTGTGATTCGGGTACAAGCTATTGCTGATGCTGCTCACAAAATCAACCCTGATGCAATTGTGCTTTGCCATGGAGGTACCATTTTTAGCATGTAGATAATCTATGTGTCCTAAATTTATTGTCCACCTTTTTTATTAGTTTGTCGCAACAATAGTTTTAATATAGTACACCAAATTTCCATTTCTACTCATACATATTTGTTTGATTTAAGATAAATTGGTAAATGTCAGTTTTGCTCTTGTATAAAAGGCAAGTTAATTGGACTTTAATTGAGAAATAAATGACTAAGAGTAATAAAGTAGGGTAAAATGGGGATTTTGATGATATTTagtagttatattttataaatcgaCAATTATTTTGGTACATAAACCATAAGGTAAGACATTCTTTTGTGACTGAGGGAGTATTAGATAGTTAATTTAGGAAGGACTACTATTACAGAATATTGTACCTGATCATATATTATACTGAAAAATAGTTCTTTTTTCAAGATTTAAACATTAGATTTCACAAGTAAACTTGAAAATGTGGTTTGCAGGTCCTATATCTGGTCCAAGTGAAGCAGAATTTATATTGAAGAACACTAATGGAGTTCATGGATTCTATGGTGCATCAAGTTTGGAAAGACTGCCCGTTGAACAAGCAATAAAAGGAACCGTTCAACAATACAAATCAATATCAATAGTATGACATGCGTTTTCGTACAGACTTATTGTGTTTTTTCGTACGAGATAAGCTTTGTAATGTATCGCCAGTTGTATGTGTGTGTATGTCAACAGATTGTAAAAGCTGGACTGTTCATAGATTAATAAGCTTTAACCACTTTGTACAATTACATGTTTGAGCGTATTGAAATATACACCCTGTGTTAATGTGCATAAAAATAAGTGTTTTACATTATAGTTTGCAACTCACTAGTCCCCctttcaaagtttgaatctttatttttttttttatttttttttgggtaaagTGAATCTTTATTTCTCTATGTGAGTTTCATATGAGAATCATTCTTGTTTAATATTTCTAATCCACTAGATCTTAAAACATGTGTTTATTAAAACAACTTATCATCCATAAAAGATTATAAATTAATATTACTGATATCTTAAAGCGATCAGAAAATATGTCAAAAACAGTAGGAGTAATGTTAAACCCTGATATATTCGAGTAAAAATAATTAcggaaaaaaaaatatttgatattATTGAATCAAGATATTCTTCGGGTACATCTTTTAGCTCCGTATATATTAAAATAGTAGTCATTAGTATTAAGTTTTTACTATTTTTATGGTGGATGAGGTTATAAGTTATTAAGATTATAACACTAAAATCATTTGTAGATGAGATATAAAGACAACAATGCTATAACCACAAGATACATCCTATGTGTAAGTTTAGGTGTAGGGTTTGGTGGTATCTTAGAATACACATGGACATCCTAACACAATCCAGCTCTCATCGACACACCATATTATCGGTGTGCTGCGTATTGTCGGTGTGTTGTGTGCTTCTTGCACAAAAAAGCACATCACATTACAAATCATCTAAATTTTAAACGAGACGAAGAaagctttatttaaaaaaaaaaaatcagtgaACAATTATAGAAAGCGTGTTCCCACTTCCGTAGGCAACAATAAAACCAAAATCATTAAAGGATAAGACGTTCATGTTTGAACTTTTAGCAAAATTATATGGATATAGTAACATGAACTTTTTATAGCAAAGAAATATCGATAAGGTAAGATTCATGAATCCCAAATGAAACACCCCTCGCTAATGACACCAAGAGATGTAAAGTTAAAGTCTTGGTACTTGAGGACATCAACGCAAAACATTTAACGAATTCTTAACAAAACAAGAGACGAAGTACCCAAAACTTCCTAAGAAACAGATTCTGAAATAGATAGAAACAAACAACGTCTGCTAGATGCCTTTCATAAAGTATGGGGTAAGAGCTCATTCTTCTTCATCGTCTTCAGCATCCCCACCACCAGCTAGCTTCTTTGCAGCGGCCTTCTGGTTCTTTCGCTTCACTCTGCCAGGTCGACCACCTCCGAATGGACTTGTGAGGGAGAAGTCAATGTGCTTCTGCGAGTCAACTCTAACCATGAATGAAGGCACATTCACCACTTGCCTTCCAACCCTATAAACACAACCATagtcgaaattaaaaaaatatatatatttatatcaataCTCAAACAATCCAAAAATTGAAATGCTAATAACATTATATCCTGTAAACATTCTTATAGCTGTACATCAAGTAGTTTGGTCAATATTGATCAGCTATTTCTCCTAGTTCTTATATTATCTTTCACAGATACAATTGCAATGTCACATGTCTATAGTTTTTGACTTTTTGTCATCATacttaataattactccgtattaagtTATTTAAAAAAACTAGAAAAGGCAAAATAAACAGTAGCAGGTAACCCCAAACTCAGCATATAAATCGTCCAATTATTAGATAAATAAATGGTCAAGGTCATGTGTTTCTGAATTTCTGCCAAACAAAATAGACAATAGACATATACAATTTGATAGAAAAAAAAGCACAACACTAAATAGCCAACTTTAGAGTATGATACCTGATGTGCCTCTGCTTGATGAGGACTCGAGCATGATGGATAGACTTGGCCATACCCGTTTTGAAAACAAGAGTCTGCAGACGACGTTCTAGAAAGTTCTCGACAGTAAGAGCAAGAACGTAATCGAGCTTGTTCTGGCTCTCATCCAATAGCCCATACCTGTTCATCCTCCTCATGAGTGCTTCACCTTCAAAAATTCTTCTTGGATCCTTCTCTTCAAGAGTCAAAAGCATTCTAGCAGCATTACGAATGCGACTCAAAGCATACTGCACCCTCCAGAGTTCCCTTTTGCATCGAAGACCATATTCACCAACAAGCTTCAGCTCAGCGTCCAATCGCTCTTTCTCATATGGACGTCGAGGCTTCTTGAAAGTTTTCCCATCTGAAATACATGAAACCATAAGACCAAATTATATTTTACCTATAGATAAATAAGAAGTTATAAAACCAATAAGTTTACAGGTAAAGCACTATACATTTACCAACATACCCATGTATGCATGTCATTTATACATACACATGTATAAAAGGATGCAATAAAGGACTTACAGTTTCGATAAAATGAAACGTGCACCATTGTTGCCTACCGTCAATGCACAACTTAGTTGCTCTTTCTCCTCCTGCAggtaaataaataataattgaagTAAGTTCTTAAATATAATTTACTCCTAAACCTATTCTCGAGAACAAAATCACATACATCTAACAATTTtagtaacaatatatacatatgtgttgcaATCTAAAAGTTATTTCAGCTTATATTTATGACCTAAAAACAATTGATtaaaaactaaacagaaaaaggtcATCGACAAATAATAAAACatataaatttgtgtatgatacaCCATAGATATACAGATTCGATAAATTAACAACAATCGACGGATTAATCAATAAAAACGGTGATTTAAACCCTAGTTTATAAATGCAAGCATACATAAACATAACCATACATATAATAATAGATACTACGTAATATACAATACACAATAGGTAGATATACATACAGATATACAGATTAACATAGTTTAACtgaatgaaagaaaaaaaataaaaaaataaagaaagaaagaaagttgAAACCTGATATTTAACtgaatgaaagaaaaaaaataaaa
This genomic window from Rutidosis leptorrhynchoides isolate AG116_Rl617_1_P2 chromosome 2, CSIRO_AGI_Rlap_v1, whole genome shotgun sequence contains:
- the LOC139892197 gene encoding small ribosomal subunit protein uS4y-like, whose product is MVHVSFYRNYGKTFKKPRRPYEKERLDAELKLVGEYGLRCKRELWRVQYALSRIRNAARMLLTLEEKDPRRIFEGEALMRRMNRYGLLDESQNKLDYVLALTVENFLERRLQTLVFKTGMAKSIHHARVLIKQRHIRVGRQVVNVPSFMVRVDSQKHIDFSLTSPFGGGRPGRVKRKNQKAAAKKLAGGGDAEDDEEE